A window of Microcystis aeruginosa FD4 contains these coding sequences:
- the ctpA gene encoding carboxyl-terminal processing protease CtpA yields MRKKSLWVGLLVGFWFCLTWMAWTPTAAAFSEEQKLLLQSWRLVNQSYYDDTFNHQNWWQVREQFIKKPLNDRTAAYNAIEQMLATLDEPFTRLLRPDQYHNLQISTTGELSGVGLQININPDNGYLEVVAPLAGSPAEAAGLTSHDRILFIDGIDTTTLTLDAAAAKMRGTPGTEVSLVILPDQKSQPKTLSLTRQRISLSPVVAVLDKNSSSLPIGYVRLNQFSANAAKEVSEAVTNLQKQGAKGYILDLRNNPGGLLQAGIEIARMWINQGTIVYTVNREGIADSFAAAGNALTDAPLVVLVNQGTASASEILAGALQDNQRGVLVGEKTFGKGLIQSLFELPDGAGLAITVAKYETPAHHDIHKLGIMPDQVVAQEPITYEQIGTEKDSQYQTAIQFLNQKTILAKAS; encoded by the coding sequence ATGAGAAAAAAATCGTTGTGGGTGGGATTATTAGTGGGATTTTGGTTTTGTCTAACTTGGATGGCATGGACACCCACAGCAGCCGCCTTTAGCGAAGAACAAAAATTATTACTGCAATCTTGGCGATTAGTCAACCAATCTTATTATGATGACACATTTAATCATCAAAACTGGTGGCAGGTGCGGGAACAATTCATCAAAAAACCCCTCAACGACCGGACGGCGGCCTACAATGCGATCGAACAGATGTTAGCCACTCTCGATGAACCCTTTACCCGTCTCTTGCGACCGGATCAATACCATAACCTACAAATTAGCACCACGGGGGAATTATCAGGGGTAGGACTGCAAATTAATATCAATCCCGACAATGGTTACTTAGAAGTGGTTGCCCCCCTTGCTGGTTCTCCTGCTGAGGCCGCTGGTTTGACTAGCCACGATCGCATTTTGTTTATTGATGGCATCGATACTACTACTTTAACCCTCGATGCAGCAGCGGCCAAAATGCGCGGAACTCCCGGAACAGAAGTTTCCTTAGTCATTCTTCCCGATCAAAAAAGTCAACCAAAAACCCTATCTTTAACCCGTCAACGCATTTCTTTAAGTCCAGTGGTAGCGGTTTTAGATAAAAATTCTAGTTCCTTGCCCATCGGTTATGTGCGCTTAAATCAATTTAGTGCTAACGCTGCCAAAGAAGTCTCGGAAGCAGTGACGAATTTACAAAAACAAGGAGCCAAGGGTTATATTTTGGATCTAAGAAATAACCCCGGTGGTTTACTGCAAGCGGGCATAGAAATCGCTCGGATGTGGATTAATCAGGGAACGATCGTTTATACGGTTAATCGTGAGGGAATTGCCGATAGTTTTGCCGCTGCTGGCAATGCTTTAACTGACGCACCTTTAGTCGTTTTAGTCAATCAGGGAACCGCCAGCGCCAGCGAGATTTTAGCCGGAGCATTACAGGACAATCAACGGGGGGTTTTAGTGGGAGAAAAGACTTTCGGTAAGGGATTAATTCAGTCCTTATTCGAGTTACCCGATGGGGCAGGATTAGCGATTACCGTCGCCAAATATGAAACTCCCGCTCACCATGATATCCATAAGTTAGGAATTATGCCCGATCAAGTGGTGGCACAGGAACCGATCACCTATGAGCAAATCGGCACCGAAAAAGATAGTCAATACCAAACGGCGATTCAGTTTTTAAACCAGAAGACCATTTTAGCCAAAGCTTCCTAA
- a CDS encoding ABC transporter substrate-binding protein, with the protein MQKYIRSPLALTLSISLLANFLTACNNAQTPDNNTSSPTTTAPSDEGLKLGALLPITGDLAAIGQNMPEAAALAVETINACGGVNGKPVTLVKEDDQTDPAAGASAMTKLAEVDKVAGVIGSFASSVSGAAVDVAVRNKVMLVSPGSTSPVFTDRAKKGDFQGFWARTAPPDTYQAQALAVLAKKKGFQDVATVVINNDYGVGFEQEFVGAFDKLGGTITNKQNPVRYDPKAATLDSEAAAAFANQPDAVAAVLYAETGSLLLQAAYKQGLTKGVTVLLTDGVYSEDFTKQVGKGTDGKSIIAGALGTVPGANGQALSAFTTLWKEKTGKDVTAFVPHTWDAAILLMLAAEAAKSNTGEGIQSKIREVANGPGTEVTDACQAMEMIRKGEDINYQGASGNVDIDENGDVVGSYDVWTVKDDGTLKVIDQVTPNQ; encoded by the coding sequence ATGCAGAAATATATTCGATCGCCCCTAGCCCTAACCCTGAGCATCAGCCTCTTAGCTAATTTTTTAACCGCTTGTAATAATGCCCAAACCCCAGATAACAACACCTCTAGTCCCACCACCACTGCCCCCAGTGATGAGGGACTAAAATTAGGGGCCTTACTGCCCATTACCGGAGATTTAGCCGCTATTGGTCAAAATATGCCCGAAGCAGCCGCCCTAGCGGTGGAGACTATCAATGCCTGTGGTGGAGTCAATGGCAAACCCGTCACCCTCGTGAAAGAAGATGACCAAACCGATCCCGCTGCCGGTGCTTCGGCGATGACAAAACTAGCGGAGGTGGATAAAGTAGCCGGTGTGATCGGTTCCTTTGCCAGTAGCGTCTCAGGAGCAGCCGTCGATGTGGCGGTGAGAAATAAAGTTATGTTAGTCTCTCCGGGTAGCACCAGTCCTGTCTTTACTGACAGGGCGAAAAAAGGCGATTTTCAAGGTTTTTGGGCCCGGACGGCTCCCCCAGACACCTACCAAGCTCAAGCTTTAGCAGTCCTGGCTAAGAAAAAGGGTTTTCAAGATGTGGCCACCGTCGTGATCAATAACGATTATGGAGTGGGATTTGAGCAGGAATTCGTTGGCGCTTTCGATAAATTAGGCGGCACTATCACTAATAAGCAAAATCCTGTCCGTTATGACCCGAAAGCTGCCACTCTCGATAGTGAAGCGGCGGCTGCCTTCGCTAACCAACCGGATGCTGTAGCGGCAGTCCTTTACGCTGAAACGGGCAGTTTATTACTACAAGCGGCCTATAAACAGGGGTTGACCAAAGGAGTTACTGTCCTCCTCACCGATGGGGTTTATTCGGAAGATTTCACCAAACAGGTGGGGAAAGGAACCGATGGTAAGTCAATTATTGCCGGCGCCCTAGGTACAGTCCCCGGGGCCAACGGTCAAGCTTTAAGCGCTTTTACTACTCTCTGGAAAGAAAAAACCGGCAAGGATGTCACCGCTTTTGTTCCCCATACTTGGGATGCGGCGATTTTATTGATGTTAGCAGCCGAGGCGGCTAAATCTAACACTGGTGAGGGGATTCAAAGCAAGATTCGTGAGGTGGCTAATGGTCCGGGGACGGAAGTAACCGATGCTTGTCAAGCTATGGAAATGATTCGCAAAGGCGAGGATATTAACTATCAGGGGGCCAGTGGCAATGTGGATATCGATGAAAATGGCGATGTGGTCGGTAGTTACGATGTCTGGACTGTCAAGGATGACGGCACTCTCAAGGTTATCGATCAGGTGACACCCAATCAGTAA
- a CDS encoding lipid-A-disaccharide synthase-related protein — translation MKLLFLSNGHGEDEIAIRIIKRLQSSPLCPDITALPLVGNGYAYTRLGIPLLDRGQKMPSGGFITRDAQQLWRDLREGLLGLTSRQYRLVRNWGQEGGKIVAVGDILPLALAWLSGTDYAFVGTAKSEYYLRDERGWLDSSSIIDRRWGSYYYPWERWLMAHPRCRGVFPRDSLTSKILQQWSIPVVDGGNPMMDDLLPSITGDFPQDCLNILLLPGSRFPESLHNWQQILAAVAAMIGRFPDHKLEFLAAIAPSLPLESFTAALISRGWREHSTNKFICQEVFITISQRDYAEYLGRCHLAIAMAGTATEQFVGLGKPAITIAGSGPQFTPHFAKLQQRLLGCSILLGDSAESVADKLEYLLQNPPQWQEIAVNGRQRMGPAGASDRIAQWLLGNFCP, via the coding sequence GTGAAATTATTATTTTTGAGTAATGGCCACGGTGAAGATGAGATCGCGATCCGGATTATTAAAAGACTGCAATCATCTCCCCTCTGTCCGGATATTACTGCTTTACCCCTAGTGGGTAACGGTTATGCTTATACTCGTCTGGGGATTCCCCTTCTCGATCGAGGTCAAAAAATGCCCTCTGGGGGTTTTATCACCAGGGATGCCCAACAATTATGGCGAGATCTACGGGAGGGATTATTAGGATTAACCTCCCGTCAATACCGTCTCGTCAGAAATTGGGGCCAAGAAGGGGGAAAAATTGTCGCGGTGGGAGATATCTTACCCCTTGCCCTTGCTTGGTTGAGCGGGACAGATTATGCTTTTGTGGGAACGGCTAAATCGGAATACTATCTCCGGGATGAGCGGGGATGGTTAGATAGTAGCTCGATCATCGATCGCCGCTGGGGTTCCTACTATTATCCCTGGGAACGCTGGTTAATGGCTCATCCTCGCTGTCGGGGGGTTTTTCCCCGGGATAGTTTAACTAGCAAAATTTTACAACAGTGGTCAATTCCTGTTGTCGATGGGGGTAATCCGATGATGGATGACCTTTTACCCTCGATAACGGGCGATTTTCCCCAAGATTGCCTAAATATTCTGCTGCTACCCGGTTCGCGCTTTCCCGAATCTCTCCACAATTGGCAGCAAATTCTCGCAGCTGTGGCGGCCATGATCGGACGTTTTCCCGATCACAAGCTGGAATTTTTGGCGGCGATCGCTCCTTCTCTCCCCCTAGAATCTTTTACGGCTGCTTTAATTTCCCGGGGTTGGCGAGAACATAGCACAAATAAGTTTATTTGTCAAGAGGTATTTATAACTATTTCTCAAAGGGATTACGCCGAATATTTAGGTCGTTGCCATCTAGCGATCGCCATGGCGGGAACTGCCACGGAACAGTTCGTCGGTTTGGGTAAACCGGCGATCACAATTGCGGGATCTGGACCACAATTTACTCCCCATTTTGCCAAACTGCAACAGCGTTTATTAGGCTGTTCAATTCTCTTGGGCGATAGTGCCGAGTCAGTGGCAGACAAGTTAGAATATTTATTACAAAATCCCCCACAGTGGCAAGAAATCGCCGTTAATGGTCGTCAGAGAATGGGGCCAGCCGGTGCCTCCGATCGCATTGCCCAATGGTTACTAGGCAATTTTTGCCCTTAA